One Brachyhypopomus gauderio isolate BG-103 unplaced genomic scaffold, BGAUD_0.2 sc104, whole genome shotgun sequence genomic window, ACTACAAGATTTTACAACCTTGTTCTTTACACAGATTATGTAAACACTTAAAAATCAGAATCTCCAGTCAATTCAGGGTATGGCTGTATCTGCTTTAGATATTTTAAGAGTGAACTTACGGCTGTAAAAGAAACATAAATTTCTCCTTCTAAATTATTCCATGCTGTCGGAACATTGTGCTTATGTAATTTAATTTACAAGCCCTTACAGGAAAAGCCCCTTTTAGTCAGATGAAATGTCACTTCTGTATTCAAGAGATTTTACACAACAAGCAGAAATTACCATGACTTCACAAGAACACACATCTTGAAAAGCTAGTACAACTACATGACTAACCCAGAGGTGGCCATtctaggttcagaaagtaaaagtcctcaccatgattttgctcaggcttcctggattgcactaattagaaaatctagcaagcttgagcaaaatcctggtgaggacttttactttctgaacctggaatgcccacctctgctgTAACCTAATTAGATAGCTTGGCCTTTGTTTGCTATGTTAATTTGTTTGTCATTGCTGGTTTTGGCCCATTCCAGTGCAGCTTCTCCTGTCCATGTCTCTTCCTCCACTTGCAGAGAAGTAACATTCGAAAGGTCTTCTGAAAGGTTTTGTTACATAAGGCATAGCACACGGGATTGATGGTGCTGTTGACATAGCAAAGCCAGTAGCCCAGGTGCCATAGTGTCAGAGGGATGCAATCAGAACAGAAGGTAGAAATGAGCACCATGATGTTATATGGAGTCCAGGTAAGGATGAAGGTCAGGAGAATGGCGCTCAGTGTCTGAGCTGCCTTCTTCTCTTTGACAAGAACCATTCTTTTCCGCTTCGTTATCTGGTTCTTGAGATTTGGGTCCATGGGCTTGGAAGAGAGGGTCAACTGTTCTGATGAGCAGCAAGGATGTGATGTTGACATCTCAGCCTCATTGTTACCTTTCTGAGGACTAATGGGCTTTAGGACTGGTTTGAACTTGTATGAGATGCATTTCTTATGGTTCTTTTGTGAACAATACTTAGAATTTCTGAAATTGTGGCTTTCTTCACAACAGGCTGAGAACTCATTTGCCTCTGGCATCTGGTTTTTGTAGGATTCTTGTGATGTTGCTTCAGAAACAGGTCGCTCCTCATCCTCAGAAGATGTGTAACTGTTGAAAGACGTGATGTGGTCTGACGTAACCCACATATCCTCCGACTGTGTAGGTGCTTTGGTTACATTACTCTGGTTTGATGAAGACCACGAGGTTCTGTCCCCAACAGTGCGGAAGCCAAAGAAAGATCTTTGCCTTTGTGATTTTTGTTTGTCATGGCTATCCACAGATGTGAGCCCTTGAAGCTCAGCTAAGTCTTTTGTGCGTTTCTCTGTCTCCTTGTAGATCCTGCGATATAAAATTGTCATGATGGAGACAGGAATGTAAAACGCTGCTATGGCTGTACCAAATGTAGTTACTGGTTCTGAGAGGAACTGAATATGGCACTGGTTAAGAGGAACTGTCCTTTCACCTACAAAATACTGCCAACACAGAATCGGAGGGGCCCATAAGATGAACGATACCAGCCATGCCAAGCCGATCATAATACCTGCACGTTTTGGTGTTCGCTTTGCCCTGTAAGTAAGTGGCCTTGTAATTGAAAAATACCTGTCAAAGCTAATCACCAGCAAATTCATTACTGATGCATTGCTTGCCACGTAATCCACAGCTAACCAGAGATCACAGGCAATATGTCCCAAAGACCAATATCCCATCAGAATATAAGACGTGTAAAGATTCATAGAAAACACTCCAATAATGAGGTCTGCAAAAGCCAAACTGAGTAAGTAATAGTTGTTCACAGTCTTGAGTTGACTGTTAACCTTGAAAGATAGCAGTACTAGTATGTTCCCCACTATTGTGATGAGGCTTACAACAACTGACACAATTGTGATGGTTGTGGCTTCCCAAAGATTGTAGGGAAAGGACTGGATATCTGATGCATTTACACGTGCAGTGGAATTTTGAAAGTCATTCACATCCATCCTGTCACTGAAGGTTTAGAAGCAAATGTCAGATGAAGAGTCTTCTCCATACTTCATGATGAGTTGAAGGTGGATTGTCTGAAATGAGAGGGAAAAAACATTAACTTGCGAGAAATTTACAGTTATTATTAAAGTGAAACAACACATGGTCTTGCATAacttgtgtgtgcacattttttCAGTTCATTATTCAAGTGGAACTTTCATTCGTGAGTGGGGGACTGTTTTTTGTGAAACAACCGTTCGTGTTGCACTCTATTCGCGCCGGCTAACCTGTTAGCAACGCAAAACAATGGAGGGTAGACCCGGCAGGGGCCGTGGTGGTCACTGGAAAAGAGGAGGCAGCGGCGGTACAAACGATGCTGGGACGTTTGGAGAGCGGAGAGGTCGTGGACGAGGTGGGCACCACCGTGGAAGGGGCAGAAGGGATCATTACCGCGGAAGAGGTCGCGGTGCGCTCGATGGCGCTGCGGAGTTTTCTCGTCGGGTGAGTGACGGTGGGTGAGTGACGGGTTGGCAGCTCAAGTCAAACTCGGGCTGTCTCAATAACCCAGTATCGAAGTAATTAGTATAACTAGGGTTACTAGCTAGGAAAGCTGTGTTAAAACGTAAAAGGTATTGAATAAGTAAGTTAATTCAGCGGAGTTATTCCAGGTGACATTTATATGGCCTTATTCTATATTTACATTCCAGGATCTACAACATTCTTGGTGTGAACATTAGGATAGTTAGGCTATTTCcaaaatatacatattttttgtGTGTAACGTGTTTACACTAAAAATTATTAAGAAATGGGTTATGGTGGGTGTTTTTTTCCAGGGCATGTGCTCCCCCTGCTATTACTTTTAGTAAGTAACTGTTTTAAAAGTGCTAATATAGAATAATGCAAAATTATGATCAATGAATGAACCCACAACAGGAATTATTGGATACATGAttgatattttaaatgtaacctCACTGTGACGGTGGGTTATACAGACAATTGCTCTGTTTATGCAGTGTTATATCGGGGTAACATTCCTTTTTTTTATCTACAAGGGTCAAGATGATGAAAACGACAAGGAAAACTACGAAGAAGAGATATCAGACGTTTATCCCAGAAGGAAACTGGAGTCTAACTGGGATCGTTACGAAGAATCTGAAAAAGAGGAAGTCAACGATGGTGTCCCAGTGCAGAGAGGAACAGACTACCATGTTCTCCTCAGTTCAGCTGGTAAGAGCTTCTGCAGCTGCTGTCTTGACTTGCTTTACCACTTTGTAATGAGACTCCTGCTGCATGGCTGTGTCTCAGCTTGCATAGACAGATCAGAGACTGGGGTCACCACTAATTGAGGAGTTTTTCAAGAACAAGACCATGCCATGAACTTACAATGTAAAAACAAGCCACTGTACGCATGCTTTTATTTTGTTACACGGCTGAGTCCAGTTGAGAGGAATGTTCTGGTGAGCCCACCAGGTGTGTTGTTGCCGTGAGATCTAGAACAAGTACTCTCTctctacaataataataactgaGAACACAATGAAGAAGTGGCCTGAAGAAggtgtattttttaaatatgtttaTTGCCTATTTGGTGATTTGATGTTGAGGAGGGACCAACTGAACAGCAGAAATTATAGTACATGGTGCCAAATGTTTTTTAAAAGCTTGAAATGTACTCATGTAGTCCGATGTCAGGTGTGTTCACACTCATAGTCTGACGTAACGTCTGTTTACACTTATATAGTCTGACGCCAGGTCTGTTTACACTCATATAGTCTGACGTCAGGTCTGCATAGGCTAATGTCCTGCATTGTCCCATCAGACTTTCACAGAGTAATGCCTCGGTTCAAAGTCTTGTTGCCCTGGAACTCCTCTAAACTCTGCGCCAAATATTTGTGCTAATTGGTTTACAGGATACAGAGGATCAAAGTATGGAGCAGCACTAAATACTGAGGATTAAGTCATTTTACTTCCATTAGCCAAACATGTTTGGTTGGAATTGCAGATTTCTCCTTTGTTTGTCTTGATTATGAATATAAGACAGCTGGAATGAAAATATACATCATACATAACCAGCATAACATAGCTTCTACCTACAAATCTAATATATTACAATCAAATCTGATCAACGATCTTAGTCTTACTAGGACTTACTCATGCAACTGCGAGTCAAATTTCCATTGTGTTATCTTGAGAGTTATTTTCCTTTGCTTTATTTGCGTTTCATTTCCCTAATCTGTTTCCTCGACAACCATTTTCATATTCATGAGCTCTTTAGTCTATTTTAAGTTGCTTTTCTGGGGAGCAGAATGCTGTGAAGTTGCACTCCCTCTTGTGGATTTCTGGCAAGGTTTTCCTGGCTGGAAGCCATTTTGTTTTGGCTAGATTATTATGTGTCCACAAAGCTTAATGTTCACTGGTTAATATAGTCAAATATTCACTTTCACTAGTTTAATATGCCCGTGCCTGTTTAttcattacattttatattactTTGTGGCATGAGTTCATGAATAAACATGTAGCCATATTTTTCTGTTCTAAAAATGTTCCTAAAATGCATCTAGGACCAAGTCAAAAATAC contains:
- the chrm5b gene encoding muscarinic acetylcholine receptor M5b — translated: MDVNDFQNSTARVNASDIQSFPYNLWEATTITIVSVVVSLITIVGNILVLLSFKVNSQLKTVNNYYLLSLAFADLIIGVFSMNLYTSYILMGYWSLGHIACDLWLAVDYVASNASVMNLLVISFDRYFSITRPLTYRAKRTPKRAGIMIGLAWLVSFILWAPPILCWQYFVGERTVPLNQCHIQFLSEPVTTFGTAIAAFYIPVSIMTILYRRIYKETEKRTKDLAELQGLTSVDSHDKQKSQRQRSFFGFRTVGDRTSWSSSNQSNVTKAPTQSEDMWVTSDHITSFNSYTSSEDEERPVSEATSQESYKNQMPEANEFSACCEESHNFRNSKYCSQKNHKKCISYKFKPVLKPISPQKGNNEAEMSTSHPCCSSEQLTLSSKPMDPNLKNQITKRKRMVLVKEKKAAQTLSAILLTFILTWTPYNIMVLISTFCSDCIPLTLWHLGYWLCYVNSTINPVCYALCNKTFQKTFRMLLLCKWRKRHGQEKLHWNGPKPAMTNKLT